Proteins encoded in a region of the Fusarium keratoplasticum isolate Fu6.1 chromosome 13, whole genome shotgun sequence genome:
- a CDS encoding MFS domain-containing protein has translation MFAISKMMALICLVAALNCATIGYDASMMSSLNILSEFQTQFDIDTNLKGLLTAAQNLGSIVTGFFVGALVDKYGRKMGILISSCLVLVSCVLHSTATTKAQLFIGRIIVGIAKSVDIASVPTYLVELAPPTRRGFVAGLYWACWLLGAIISSAVGYGARSIAGSWSWRLICICMAGPALSCIICLFFIPESPRWLIAHGREQEGLGVLARFHGRGDESHPLVTSQFREIKEAITFEQENRFESYRAWWKAFVGAKENLYRGFILMTLGVFEQTIGSSIITFYLGNVLDLAGITSEKEQFAINVSQNCVAFLSALVGICFIDRVGRVPMLVAGTTFCAAVLATMAGLTARETDNSVGRKGIIAMVYLFQIGYSSTWTPLSFSYCAEILNFTIRAKGMGIYSVFTSSAGFFNQYVIPIGLSGIGWRFYIVGTVWNVFVAIVIFFTYMETRGLTLEQIDQRFKGVPRDQLVDITQVYYGVKPITEAELESNAKKDVKNSVEPSQA, from the exons ATGTTCGCCATCAGCAAGATGATGGCACTCATCTGCCTCGTCGCAGCGCTGAACTGTGCAACAATCGGCTACGACGCAAGCATGATGTCCTCCCTTAACATCCTG TCCGAGTTCCAGACGCAATTTGACATAGACACAAACCTCAAGGGTCTGTTGACCGCCGCTCAGAACCTTGGCTCGATCGTCACCGGATTCTTCGTCGGTGCCCTGGTAGACAAGTATGGCCGCAAGATGGGCATCCTCATATCCTCCTGCCTCGTGCTCGTGTCCTGCGTCTTGCATTCCACGGCAACCACAAAGGCGCAGCTCTTTATCGGACGCATCATCGTGGGTATCGCCAAGTCAGTGGACATTGCGTCCGTACCGACCTACCTAGTCGAGCTGGCGCCACCCACGCGTCGAGGTTTCGTTGCCGGCCTGTACTGGGCGTGCTGGCTTCTCGGTGCCATCATATCCTCCGCCGTCGGCTACGGAGCGCGCAGCATTGCGGGATCTTGGTCGTGGCGTctcatctgcatctgcatggccggccctgccctgtcctgcATCATCTGCCTCTTCTTTATCCCAGAGTCTCCTCGATGGCTGATCGCCCACGGCCGGGAGCAAGAAGGCCTCGGCGTTCTCGCCAGGTTCCACGGAAGGGGAGACGAATCGCATCCCTTGGTCACTTCGCAGTTCagagagatcaaggaggcGATTACGTTTGAGCAGGAGAACCGGTTCGAGTCTTACAGGGCCTGGTGGAAGGCTTTCGTCGGGGCCAAGGAAAACCTCTACCGGGGCTTCATTCTCATGACCCTGGGCGTATTCGAGCAGACCATCGGCTCGAGTATCATCACCTTTTACCTGGGCAACGTCCTCGACCTGGCGGGCATCACATCGGAGAAAGAGCAGTTCGCCATCAACGTCAGCCAAAACTGCGTCGCCTTCCTGTCTGCCCTGGTTGGTATCTGCTTCATCGACCGGGTCGGCAGGGTCCCCATGCTGGTGGCCGGCACTACCTTCTGTGCCGCCGTTCTCGCCACCATGGCTGGCCTGACTGCGCGGGAGACGGACAATTCTGTCGGCCGTAAAGGCATCATTGCCATGGTGTACCTCTTCCAGATTGGATACTCGTCTACATGGACGCCCTTGTCGTTCTCGTACTGCGCCGAGATCCTCAACTTTACCATCAGGGCCAAGGGCATGGG TATCTACAGCGTGTTTACTTCGTCAGCCGGCTTCTTCAACCAATACGTGATCCCCATCGGTCTGAGTGGCATTGGATGGAG GTTTTACATCGTCGGTACTGTTTGGAATGTTTttgtcgccatcgtcatcttcttcacctaCATGGAGACACGTGGTCTCACACTGGAACAGATCGACCAGCGTTTCAAGGGTGTCCCCCGTGACCAGCTTGTTGATATCACGCAGGTCTATTATGGAGTGAAGCCTATTACAGAGGCAGAGTTGGAGAGCAATGCAAAGAAGGATGTGAAGAACTCTGTCGAACCCTCGCAGGCTTGA